One genomic segment of Trichoplusia ni isolate ovarian cell line Hi5 chromosome 5, tn1, whole genome shotgun sequence includes these proteins:
- the LOC113494600 gene encoding DNA-directed RNA polymerase II subunit RPB9: MTLNLASARKDGGPGYVGIQFCQECNNMLYPREDKNNKVLLYACRNCDYKQLADSNCVYVNKIMHEVDELTHINPDVVSDPTLPRTKDHMCPKCNHREAVFFQGQTRRAEEEMRLYYVCTSCKHRWTE; this comes from the coding sequence ATGACGTTAAATTTGGCATCAGCAAGAAAAGACGGCGGTCCGGGATATGTTGGAATACAGTTCTGCCAAGAATGCAACAACATGTTATACCCTCGTGAAGATaaaaacaataaggttttaCTGTACGCCTGCAGAAATTGTGACTACAAGCAACTTGCGGATTCCAACTGCGTCTACGTAAACAAAATTATGCACGAAGTCGACGAGTTGACACATATAAACCCAGACGTAGTTAGTGATCCTACTTTACCGCGGACCAAGGATCACATGTGCCCCAAGTGTAATCACCGAGAGGCAGTATTCTTCCAGGGACAGACCAGACGCGCTGAAGAAGAGATGAGACTTTACTACGTATGCACAAGCTGTAAACATAGATGGACTGAatga
- the LOC113494599 gene encoding 40S ribosomal protein S23: MGKPRGIRTARKHVNHRREQRWADKEFKKAHMGTRWKANPFGGASHAKGIVLEKVGVEAKQPNSAIRKCVRVQLIKNGKKVTAFVPRDGCLNHIEENDEVLVAGFGRKGHAVGDIPGVRFKVVKVANVSLLALYKEKKERPRS; this comes from the exons ATGG GTAAACCCCGTGGTATTCGTACGGCGCGAAAGCACGTGAACCATCGTCGTGAGCAGCGATGGGCCGACAAAGAGTTCAAGAAAGCCCACATGGGTACGAGGTGGAAGGCCAACCCCTTCGGAGGTGCTTCTCACGCTAAGGGCATCGTCCTGGAGAAAGT tgGTGTTGAAGCCAAGCAGCCTAACTCTGCCATCCGCAAGTGTGTCAGAGTACAGCTCATCAAGAACGGAAAGAAAGTAACGGCGTTCGTGCCCCGGGATGGTTGTCTCAATCACATTGAAGAAAACGATGAAGTACTAGTAGCAGGTTTCGGTCGTAAGGGTCACGCCGTGGGTGACATTCCCGGAGTTAGATTTAAG GTCGTGAAAGTGGCCAATGTCTCCCTCCTAGCCTTATACAAAGAAAAGAAGGAAAGGCCACGATCATAG
- the LOC113494594 gene encoding piggyBac transposable element-derived protein 4-like isoform X2 — MSYSEILSGPLGEELRVDSGSEEEEEPMSLEELRAILEETAEDVEEDPEEHERLSESFNWSSDYSTFRGQPEVYSQAGERGPNIKETDPLKLFTHVWDHDIMNSIVAQTNEYAWQTIAQASELPDGISAHSRLNDWVETTTDELYKLFAVMIFMSLMVAGRVSEYWSTGTLAMPGFRKLMSIKRYWLLMRFLHFVDNNTISVHGSDRKVAKIQPIIDHCNKKFNSMYTPRREISIDESLLLFKGRLSWIQCIRTKAARFGIKFYELCEAVTGYLLKFEVYTGKKYPQTGDSAEDSLYGFTSASAKVVLRLMQRFLNKGHCLVMDNFYNSVTLTRFLKLNKTDVIGTLNRRRMGTPRDIQILNERKLQKAAVVSRHCGDVSVLSWKDVKLVTTVSTYHNADMLPGRRAGQQILKPVVVHDYNKYMGGVDLKDQMLSMYLMERKRGMKWYLKVFKRLINVSILNIFIIHRENSTNPLSHRQFRYKLAEQLAQKYPNLTLSRLINPPALLRLDGDNHFPIYADSLEDRAGSKRNKIKRNRCVRCSLKKIRKEVNTVCQKCQKFLCLGQCWIEYHTLENL; from the exons ATGTCTTATTCCGAG ATACTCAGTGGGCCATTAGGCGAGGAGCTAAGAGTGGATTCGGGCAGTGAGGAAGAGGAGGAACCTATGTCGCTGGAGGAGCTTCGAGCTATCCTGGAAGAGACAGCCGAAGATGTTGAGGAAGATCCCGAAGAACACGAGAGGCTGTCTGAATCTTTCAATTGGTCAAGCGATTATAGTACATTTAGAGGTCAACCGGAAGTTTATTCCCAGGCAGGCGAGCGAGGTCCCAATATTAAGGAAACAGATCCTCTGAAGCTATTCACTCATGTTTGGGATCACGATATAATGAACAGTATTGTGGCACAGACCAACGAGTATGCCTGGCAAACGATAGCGCAAGCATCCGAGTTACCGGACGGTATCTCGGCGCATTCTCGATTAAATGATTGGGTAGAAACCACTACTGATGAGCTGTACAAGCTCTTTGCGGTGATGATTTTTATGTCGCTGATGGTCGCAGGACGTGTGAGTGAATACTGGAGCACGGGTACCCTGGCCATGCCAGGTTTTCGTAAACTTATGAGTATAAAACGGTACTGGCTACTCATGCGTTTCCTGCACTTTGTCGATAACAATACTATCAGTGTTCATGGTTCCGATCGTAAAGTTGCTAAGATACAACCCATCATTGaccattgtaataaaaagtttaatagcatGTACACGCCTCGCAGAGAAATAAGCATTGACGAATCGTTGCTGCTTTTTAAAGGACGCTTGAGTTGGATTCAGTGTATCCGTACAAAAGCAGCACGGTTTggtatcaaattttatgaactttgcgAGGCGGTTACAGGCTATTTGCTCAAATTTGAGGTTTACAcgggaaaaaaatatccacagacAGGGGACTCTGCGGAGGACTCCTTGTATGGCTTTACGAGCGCAAGTGCGAAAGTGGTGCTAAGGCTCATGCAAAGATTCCTCAACAAAGGTCACTGTCTTGTAAtggataacttttataattcagttactttgacacgatttttaaagttgaataagaCCGATGTCATCGGAACTCTGAACAGGCGAAGAATGGGGACACCGAGGGACATACAAATTCTCAACGAAAGGAAACTTCAAAAAGCAGCAGTGGTAAGTAGACACTGTGGTGACGTATCTGTCTTATCCTGGAAAGACGTTAAATTAGTAACCACAGTGTCGACTTACCACAATGCGGACATGTTGCCTGGAAGAAGAGCAggacaacaaatattgaagccTGTGGTTGTGCACGACTACAATAAGTACATGGGCGGTGtagatttaaaagatcaaatGCTGTCCATGTACTTAATGGAACGCAAAAGGGGGATGAAATGGTACTTGAAAGTGTTCAAACGGCTAATAAATGTTagcattttgaacatttttatcatacatcGCGAGAACAGCACAAATCCCCTCAGCCACAGGCAATTCAGATATAAATTGGCGGAGCAACTGGCTCAGAAATACCCAAATTTGACCTTATCTCGGCTAATAAATCCTCCTGCTCTTCTCCGCTTAGATGGTGATAATCACTTTCCAATCTATGCAGATTCTTTAGAAGATCGAGCGGGgagcaaaagaaacaaaattaaaagaaaccgcTGCGTTCGTtgctccttaaaaaaaatacggaaagaAGTTAACACCGTTTGCCAGAAGTGTCAGAAGTTCCTTTGTCTCGGTCAATGTTGGATTGAATACCACACTctcgaaaatttataa
- the LOC113494594 gene encoding piggyBac transposable element-derived protein 4-like isoform X1, whose translation MEPDRIIDDVGLPEASTSKSVGTGRHFPDDDDYDWQPNQRPHDLDMSYSEILSGPLGEELRVDSGSEEEEEPMSLEELRAILEETAEDVEEDPEEHERLSESFNWSSDYSTFRGQPEVYSQAGERGPNIKETDPLKLFTHVWDHDIMNSIVAQTNEYAWQTIAQASELPDGISAHSRLNDWVETTTDELYKLFAVMIFMSLMVAGRVSEYWSTGTLAMPGFRKLMSIKRYWLLMRFLHFVDNNTISVHGSDRKVAKIQPIIDHCNKKFNSMYTPRREISIDESLLLFKGRLSWIQCIRTKAARFGIKFYELCEAVTGYLLKFEVYTGKKYPQTGDSAEDSLYGFTSASAKVVLRLMQRFLNKGHCLVMDNFYNSVTLTRFLKLNKTDVIGTLNRRRMGTPRDIQILNERKLQKAAVVSRHCGDVSVLSWKDVKLVTTVSTYHNADMLPGRRAGQQILKPVVVHDYNKYMGGVDLKDQMLSMYLMERKRGMKWYLKVFKRLINVSILNIFIIHRENSTNPLSHRQFRYKLAEQLAQKYPNLTLSRLINPPALLRLDGDNHFPIYADSLEDRAGSKRNKIKRNRCVRCSLKKIRKEVNTVCQKCQKFLCLGQCWIEYHTLENL comes from the exons ATGGAGCCAGACCGAATTATTGACGACGTCGGGCTTCCCGAAGCCAGCACTTCAAAAAGTGTG GGTACCGGAAGACATTTTCCCGATGACGACGATTATGATTGGCAGCCTAATCAAAGGCCTCATGACCTTGATATGTCTTATTCCGAG ATACTCAGTGGGCCATTAGGCGAGGAGCTAAGAGTGGATTCGGGCAGTGAGGAAGAGGAGGAACCTATGTCGCTGGAGGAGCTTCGAGCTATCCTGGAAGAGACAGCCGAAGATGTTGAGGAAGATCCCGAAGAACACGAGAGGCTGTCTGAATCTTTCAATTGGTCAAGCGATTATAGTACATTTAGAGGTCAACCGGAAGTTTATTCCCAGGCAGGCGAGCGAGGTCCCAATATTAAGGAAACAGATCCTCTGAAGCTATTCACTCATGTTTGGGATCACGATATAATGAACAGTATTGTGGCACAGACCAACGAGTATGCCTGGCAAACGATAGCGCAAGCATCCGAGTTACCGGACGGTATCTCGGCGCATTCTCGATTAAATGATTGGGTAGAAACCACTACTGATGAGCTGTACAAGCTCTTTGCGGTGATGATTTTTATGTCGCTGATGGTCGCAGGACGTGTGAGTGAATACTGGAGCACGGGTACCCTGGCCATGCCAGGTTTTCGTAAACTTATGAGTATAAAACGGTACTGGCTACTCATGCGTTTCCTGCACTTTGTCGATAACAATACTATCAGTGTTCATGGTTCCGATCGTAAAGTTGCTAAGATACAACCCATCATTGaccattgtaataaaaagtttaatagcatGTACACGCCTCGCAGAGAAATAAGCATTGACGAATCGTTGCTGCTTTTTAAAGGACGCTTGAGTTGGATTCAGTGTATCCGTACAAAAGCAGCACGGTTTggtatcaaattttatgaactttgcgAGGCGGTTACAGGCTATTTGCTCAAATTTGAGGTTTACAcgggaaaaaaatatccacagacAGGGGACTCTGCGGAGGACTCCTTGTATGGCTTTACGAGCGCAAGTGCGAAAGTGGTGCTAAGGCTCATGCAAAGATTCCTCAACAAAGGTCACTGTCTTGTAAtggataacttttataattcagttactttgacacgatttttaaagttgaataagaCCGATGTCATCGGAACTCTGAACAGGCGAAGAATGGGGACACCGAGGGACATACAAATTCTCAACGAAAGGAAACTTCAAAAAGCAGCAGTGGTAAGTAGACACTGTGGTGACGTATCTGTCTTATCCTGGAAAGACGTTAAATTAGTAACCACAGTGTCGACTTACCACAATGCGGACATGTTGCCTGGAAGAAGAGCAggacaacaaatattgaagccTGTGGTTGTGCACGACTACAATAAGTACATGGGCGGTGtagatttaaaagatcaaatGCTGTCCATGTACTTAATGGAACGCAAAAGGGGGATGAAATGGTACTTGAAAGTGTTCAAACGGCTAATAAATGTTagcattttgaacatttttatcatacatcGCGAGAACAGCACAAATCCCCTCAGCCACAGGCAATTCAGATATAAATTGGCGGAGCAACTGGCTCAGAAATACCCAAATTTGACCTTATCTCGGCTAATAAATCCTCCTGCTCTTCTCCGCTTAGATGGTGATAATCACTTTCCAATCTATGCAGATTCTTTAGAAGATCGAGCGGGgagcaaaagaaacaaaattaaaagaaaccgcTGCGTTCGTtgctccttaaaaaaaatacggaaagaAGTTAACACCGTTTGCCAGAAGTGTCAGAAGTTCCTTTGTCTCGGTCAATGTTGGATTGAATACCACACTctcgaaaatttataa